Proteins found in one Mytilus edulis chromosome 2, xbMytEdul2.2, whole genome shotgun sequence genomic segment:
- the LOC139511903 gene encoding uncharacterized protein, with product MEENQQKSLGQKKEFHDVYKDFLDAKIKVRKLTSNEIEKHTQGKHYTDTETVDGHNSNIEIQNQTKKVNPLADTIKSESDENIQEITPKHNTMRTHAENKIPSESFQTRRSGRKIVPSAKVLEASGQSGKKSKFLDKNGSSEKESCQKATQKGQKQTGTDNLMHDLVPPEKIIGTTKHSSNNDKKHSTPINDGKHGNGKGKQKKVTTPSNTDEKEKTILTRKTKNVEKEENSGSPAKRIRLQVSDTEVTKEPETTPIRTSGRRKVCSAKMKMAISSEGTDLQMKRFLQKRDTESESGNLIKETCAMEVVENSKKKANDRPTRPARQKQQENKTNPTINEKSESSTNDTKQKQQETATAYTMPKKVENTTEYAVQKRRLSTRQKKIEDTSKHQEIITDHTSQKPVEITSGDISTKNEECKSVDSKQKQQDNPAETFIQDKLNNESANDEISKEFTGQNDSDNDGLNNEYTGQNEIHNDELTTGSVSKKPSFTTLEKDVAENKKTILEKLNMIMNEKRNKFLALQRKFKVARQTVLKANMKGKDVENIKCFVCKTLFQFGNYMCEHGRSFIYPHASVCKECGRIFRNSSLLIRHVQRIHYEKSIKCKTCGIMFGLEGDLRRHMERVHNIKVSKHQNKDELKKSSDHDYIMEDTDKDSQEKKYLSIDKSVSNSFYSLIPADYVIKNGDKCICKKCGMVFSSVLNLNYHAYRKHINGKNFFCKHCNKGFPLSRDLKNHTQICHTQNPQECSICCKKIKSKRGLRNHMEKYHRDSSIFAMRYQCYLCEKRFGYTKELQDHINVCHTAKNDCYFCGKNLATSRGLRKHMERMHGIEETMHDDEFVSFEIKCLEEKKNFKAQEIKTEEAISFIEENLGKSPIKKSSLKNIEEMESCQIGNEMEVKPSSSPKSRKRHQKQSANKTKMKLISSQIGKSRSVQSSNETAGTSDKLYICEHCGATKCKASQLAKHVYDAHQLTALNCNFCGILFYSRQKAILHRKQFHPTMGRNAFCFTEVTKPNMTSSNPNSELEKQDNCKSLEACEVDTRESSPPKVVAVAVRSPDELKNQNINFKINNFGDNKLDKFLECDKQEDTVLIARRYLSPVKKVVTKELSDENKINPTHSKLFSLLSKGKLPPNMDEEIKKENVILHKEALIKENEEKGKIELLHSAGVTEQDALLLHHFGSVNRNFERFRPEPFDRFRSLIRTFKGGSFTWGGTFISGRRVGRGRLKTN from the coding sequence atgGAGGAAAACCAGCAGAAGTCATTAGGTCAAAAAAAGGAATTCCATGATGTCTACAAGGATTTTTTAGACGCTAAAATTAAGGTTCGAAAATTAACttcaaatgaaattgaaaagCATACCCAAGGGAAACACTATACTGATACAGAAACTGTAGATGGACACAATAgtaatattgaaattcaaaatcAGACAAAAAAAGTTAATCCTTTAGCTGACACAATAAAGTCAGAATCTGATGAAAACATACAAGAAATCACACCAAAACACAATACAATGAGAACACATGCAGAAAACAAAATTCCATCAGAATCATTTCAAACAAGAAGAAGCGGAAGAAAAATTGTCCCTTCTGCAAAAGTTTTAGAGGCATCTGGGCAGTCTggtaaaaagtcaaaatttctggATAAAAATGGGAGCAGTGAAAAAGAATCATGTCAGAAGGCTACACAGAAAGGACAGAAACAGACCGGTACTGATAATTTGATGCATGATCTTGTTCCTCCAGAAAAAATAATTGGAACAACAAAACACAGCAGTAATAATGATAAAAAGCACTCAACTCCTATCAATGATGGCAAACATGGCAACGGAAAAGGGAAACAGAAGAAGGTAACAACACCATCAAATACTGATGAAAAAGAGAAGACAATTTTAACTCGCAAaactaaaaatgttgaaaaagagGAAAATTCAGGGTCTCCTGCTAAAAGAATTAGGCTTCAAGTTAGTGATACAGAGGTAACAAAAGAGCCTGAAACAACACCTATACGTACAAGTGGCAGAAGGAAAGTTTGTTCAGCAAAAATGAAAATGGCAATAAGCTCTGAAGGAACAGATTTGCAAATGAAGCGCTTCCTTCAAAAACGTGATACAGAGTCAGAAAGTGGTAATTTAATCAAGGAAACTTGTGCTATGGAAGTGGTAGAAAATTCTAAAAAGAAAGCAAATGATAGACCAACTCGCCCTGCTAGACAAAAACAACAGGAAAACAAAACTAATCCTACAATCAATGAAAAATCAGAAAGTTCAACAAATGACACTAAACAGAAACAACAAGAAACTGCAACTGCCTACACCATGCCAAAAAAAGTAGAAAATACAACTGAATATGCTGTACAAAAAAGACGTCTTTCAACTAGGCAGAAAAAAATAGAGGATACATCCAAACACCAAGAAATTATCACTGACCACACTTCTCAAAAACCTGTGGAAATAACTTCAGGTGATATAAGTACAAAAAACGAAGAATGCAAATCTGTTGATTCTAAGCAAAAACAACAAGACAATCCTGCTGAAACTTTTATACAAGACAAACTCAACAATGAGAGTGCTAATGATGAAATAAGCAAAGAATTTACAGGGCAAAATGATAGTGATAATGATGGATTAAACAATGAATATACAGGGCAAAATGAGATTCATAATGATGAATTAACCACTGGAAGTGTTAGTAAAAAACCATCTTTTACAACACTTGAAAAAGATGTAGctgaaaataagaaaacaattctTGAAAAGCTTAACATGATCatgaatgaaaaaagaaacaaattccTGGCTCTGCAGCGTAAATTCAAAGTAGCTAGACAGACAGTACTTAAGGCTAACATGAAAGGAAAGGATGTTGAGAACATTAAATGCTTTGTTTGTAAGACATTATTTCAGTTTGGGAACTATATGTGTGAACATGGGAGATCTTTTATATATCCTCATGCATCTGTTTGTAAAGAATGTGGAAGAATTTTTCGAAACTCTTCACTTCTGATACGTCATGTTCAGCGAATTCACTatgaaaaatcaattaaatgtaaAACTTGTGGCATCATGTTTGGATTGGAGGGTGATCTGAGACGACATATGGAGCGAGTTCATAATATCAAGGTGTCTAAACATCAAAATAAAGACGAACTTAAGAAATCATCTGATCATGACTACATAATGGAGGATACTGATAAAGATTCACAAGAGAAGAAATATCTATCAATAGATAAGTCagtttcaaattcattttatagCTTAATCCCGGCAGACTATGTTATCAAAAATGGAGACAAGTGTATTTGTAAAAAATGTGGTATGGTTTTCTCAtctgttttaaatttaaactacCATGCCTACAGAAAACATATAAATGGGaagaattttttttgtaaacactgTAACAAAGGATTTCCATTATCACGAGACTTAAAAAATCACACTCAGATTTGTCATACACAAAATCCTCAAGAATGCAGTATTTGCtgcaaaaaaattaaatcaaaacgtGGTTTGAGAAATCACATGGAAAAATATCATAGGGATTCTTCTATTTTTGCAATGCGATACCAGTGCTATTTATGTGAAAAAAGATTTGGATATACAAAGGAACTTCAAGATCACATAAATGTGTGCCACACTGCAAAAAATGATTGTTATTTTTGTGGCAAAAATTTGGCAACTTCAAGGGGCTTGAGGAAACATATGGAAAGAATGCATGGGATTGAAGAAACCATGCATGATGATGAAtttgtctcatttgaaattaAGTGTCTGGAAGAGAAAAAGAATTTCAAAGCTCAAGAAATAAAGACAGAAGAagctatttcatttattgaaGAGAACTTGGGAAAATCACCAATAAAGAAGAGTTCCTTGAAAAACATTGAAGAAATGGAGAGTTGTCAAATCGGTAACGAAATGGAAGTGAAACCATCTAGTAGCCCAAAAAGTAGAAAAAGACATCAAAAACAAAGTGCTAATAAAACTAAAATGAAGCTAATTAGTAGCCAAATTGGAAAAAGTCGAAGTGTACAAAGCAGTAATGAGACGGCAGGAACTTCAGATAAATTGTATATATGTGAACATTGTGGTGCCACGAAATGCAAAGCATCACAGTTAGCGAAACATGTCTACGATGCACATCAGTTAACAGCATTAAACTGCAACTTCTGTGGTATACTTTTCTATTCAAGACAGAAAGCCATTTTACATAGGAAGCAGTTTCACCCAACCATGGGAAGGAACGCATTTTGTTTCACAGAGGTAACTAAACCTAACATGACAAGTTCCAATCCCAATAGTGAATTAGAGAAGCAGGATAACTGTAAATCATTGGAAGCATGTGAAGTAGATACTAGAGAATCTTCTCCTCCAAAAGTTGTAGCCGTGGCAGTACGCTCACCTGATGAACTGAAAAATCagaatatcaattttaaaattaataattttggaGATAATAAGTTGGATAAATTTTTGGAGTGTGACAAGCAagaagacacagtacttatagcaAGGAGATATCTTTCTCCAGTGAAAAAAGTTGTAACTAAAGAACTGTCAGATGAGAACAAGATTAATCCTACCCATTCTAAACTATTTTCTTTATTAAGTAAAGGGAAATTACCGCCAAATATggatgaagaaattaaaaaagaaaatgtgatacTTCACAAGGAAGCTCTTATAAAGGAGAATGAAGAAAAAGGAAAAATTGAATTATTGCATAGTGCAGGGGTTACTGAACAAGATGCTTTGTTGCTCCACCATTTTGGAAGTGTAAACAGAAATTTTGAAAGATTCAGACCAGAGCCCTTTGATAGATTCAGAAGTCTCATCAGAACTTTTAAAGGAGGCTCATTTACCTGGGGAGGAACTTTTATATCAGGTAGAAGAGTTGGCAGAGGAAGACTCAAAACTAATTGA